The following are encoded together in the Streptomyces sp. NBC_00358 genome:
- the cyc2 gene encoding germacradienol/geosmin synthase Cyc2 — MTQPFQLPHFYMPYNARLNPHLDEARAHSVEWARGMGMLEGSGIWEQSDLDAHDYGLLCAYTHPDCDGPALSLITDWYVWVFFFDDHFLETFKRTQDRAGGKAYLDRLPLFMPLDLSTPVPEPENPVEAGLADLWARTVPSMSAEWRRRFAVSTEHLLNESMWELSNINEGRVSNPVEYIEMRRKVGGAPWSAGLVEYATAEVPASVAESRPLRVLMETFSDGVHLRNDLFSYQREVEEEGELSNGVLVLETFFGCTTQEAAETVNDILTSRLHQFEHTALTEVPALAVEKGLTPPEVGAVAAYTQGLQDWQSGGHEWHMRSSRYMNQGATDDPRPFAMGGFGTSAADIGSLLSAAGAERMRAYTHVPFQKVGPSRLPDFHMPFEVTLSPHLAGARERLTGWMYGTGMLHEGVWDEDKLIAYDLPLCAAGIHPDATPDALDLGSQWLAWGTYGDDYYPLLFGNRRDLAAAKLTTARLSACMPLDGEEVPVPVNGMERGLIDLWRRTTEEMTPDARSTLRAAVDVMTESWLWELSNQIQNRIPDPVDYLEMRRATFGSELTMGLCRLGHGPAVPPEVYRSGPVRSLENAAMDYAMLLNDVFSYQKEIEYEGEVHNGILVVQNFFGCDYPTALGIIHDLMTQRMEQFQHVAAHELPILYEDFKLSEEVRGIMEGYVVELQNWLAGILKWHQDCRRYGAADLARRSHGFVPDQASALPVAWKAQPVSS, encoded by the coding sequence ATGACGCAGCCGTTCCAACTCCCGCACTTCTACATGCCGTACAACGCCCGGCTGAACCCGCACCTGGACGAGGCGCGGGCCCACTCGGTCGAGTGGGCCCGCGGAATGGGCATGCTCGAAGGCTCGGGCATCTGGGAGCAGTCCGACCTCGACGCGCATGACTACGGCCTGTTGTGCGCGTACACCCACCCCGACTGCGACGGACCGGCCCTCTCCCTCATCACCGACTGGTACGTGTGGGTGTTCTTCTTCGACGACCACTTCCTGGAGACCTTCAAACGCACCCAGGACCGCGCGGGCGGCAAGGCCTATCTGGACCGGCTGCCCCTCTTCATGCCGCTCGACCTGTCGACTCCCGTACCCGAACCGGAGAATCCCGTCGAGGCGGGACTCGCCGACCTGTGGGCGCGCACGGTGCCCTCGATGTCCGCCGAGTGGCGCAGGCGGTTCGCCGTCTCCACGGAGCATCTGCTCAACGAGTCGATGTGGGAGCTGTCCAACATCAACGAAGGGCGGGTCTCCAACCCCGTCGAGTACATCGAGATGCGCCGCAAGGTGGGCGGCGCCCCCTGGTCCGCCGGTCTCGTCGAGTACGCCACCGCCGAAGTCCCGGCGTCCGTCGCCGAGTCCAGGCCGCTGCGCGTCCTGATGGAGACGTTCTCCGACGGTGTCCACCTGCGCAACGACCTCTTCTCCTACCAGCGCGAGGTCGAGGAGGAGGGTGAACTCAGCAACGGCGTCCTCGTCCTGGAGACGTTCTTCGGCTGCACCACCCAGGAGGCCGCCGAGACCGTCAACGACATCCTCACCTCACGCCTCCACCAGTTCGAGCACACCGCGCTCACCGAAGTACCGGCGCTGGCCGTGGAGAAGGGGCTCACCCCGCCGGAGGTCGGCGCTGTCGCCGCGTACACACAGGGCCTCCAGGACTGGCAGTCCGGCGGCCACGAATGGCACATGCGCTCCAGCCGCTACATGAACCAGGGCGCCACCGACGATCCCCGCCCCTTCGCCATGGGCGGCTTCGGCACCTCCGCCGCGGACATCGGGAGCCTGCTCTCCGCGGCCGGCGCCGAGCGGATGCGCGCGTACACCCACGTACCGTTCCAGAAGGTCGGCCCCTCCCGGCTCCCCGACTTCCACATGCCGTTCGAGGTCACCCTCAGCCCGCACCTCGCCGGGGCACGGGAACGCCTCACCGGCTGGATGTACGGCACCGGCATGCTCCATGAGGGCGTCTGGGACGAGGACAAGCTCATCGCCTACGACCTTCCGCTCTGCGCCGCGGGCATCCACCCCGACGCGACACCCGACGCCCTCGACCTCGGCTCGCAGTGGCTGGCCTGGGGCACCTACGGCGACGACTACTACCCGCTGCTCTTCGGCAACCGCCGCGACCTGGCCGCCGCCAAGCTGACCACCGCGCGCCTGTCGGCCTGCATGCCCCTCGACGGCGAAGAGGTCCCCGTCCCGGTCAACGGCATGGAACGCGGCCTGATCGACCTGTGGCGGCGCACCACCGAGGAGATGACCCCGGACGCCCGGAGCACCCTGCGGGCTGCGGTGGACGTGATGACGGAGAGCTGGCTGTGGGAGCTGTCCAACCAGATCCAGAACCGTATCCCGGACCCGGTCGACTACCTGGAGATGCGCCGGGCCACCTTCGGCTCCGAGCTCACCATGGGCCTGTGCCGCCTCGGCCACGGTCCCGCGGTCCCGCCGGAGGTCTATCGCAGCGGACCCGTCCGCTCGCTGGAGAACGCGGCCATGGACTACGCGATGCTCCTGAACGACGTCTTCTCGTACCAGAAGGAGATCGAGTACGAGGGAGAGGTCCACAACGGCATCCTCGTCGTGCAGAACTTCTTCGGCTGCGACTATCCGACGGCGCTCGGAATCATCCATGACCTGATGACCCAGCGCATGGAACAGTTCCAGCATGTCGCCGCCCATGAACTGCCCATCCTGTACGAGGACTTCAAGCTCTCCGAAGAGGTGCGCGGGATCATGGAGGGCTATGTGGTGGAACTGCAGAACTGGCTGGCCGGAATCCTGAAGTGGCACCAGGACTGCCGCCGTTACGGAGCGGCGGACCTGGCCCGGCGCTCCCACGGCTTCGTACCGGACCAGGCGTCGGCACTGCCGGTCGCGTGGAAGGCGCAGCCGGTCTCGTCCTGA
- a CDS encoding SSI family serine proteinase inhibitor — protein MTKTLQAVRGALLVPLALLLAGAAPAAHAAPRHARPGNWLSLAVTRGDARSSDTRRVLLLCDPPQGHAHAARACRQLGATGGDIGRIPRRSGVMCPMLYAPVTASAYGQWEGRRVDYTHTFSNSCVMGADTGAVFDLSS, from the coding sequence ATGACGAAAACCCTTCAGGCGGTCCGTGGCGCCCTGCTCGTCCCGCTCGCGCTCCTGCTGGCGGGTGCCGCCCCGGCGGCCCACGCGGCACCCCGGCACGCCCGGCCAGGCAACTGGCTCAGCCTGGCCGTCACCCGGGGCGACGCCCGCTCCAGTGACACCCGGAGAGTCCTGCTCCTCTGCGACCCGCCCCAGGGGCATGCCCACGCGGCGCGGGCCTGCCGCCAACTCGGCGCCACCGGGGGCGACATCGGGCGTATCCCGCGCCGGTCCGGCGTCATGTGCCCGATGCTCTACGCGCCGGTGACGGCGTCGGCGTACGGCCAATGGGAGGGCCGCCGGGTCGACTACACGCACACGTTCTCGAACTCCTGCGTGATGGGAGCCGATACGGGCGCGGTGTTCGACCTGTCGAGCTGA
- a CDS encoding PDZ domain-containing protein, whose translation MEQTALRPKPMPGQNPGSGDRPGGGARTSDGERPACGTRRPHASRRRGRRLVNLLFGLFVGSVLVLSGVGLGTVGTTVIGLSRLADLQRQAGSAGHARQPSGTDTAPRPGGSGAARPGAPRPGGSTTESGSGSPILSGESARTSVSATLGVEAVDAPGGGGALIVAVHLPGPGYTAGLVRGDVLLAFDGTGVTSAADLARKVAAARPGKQVTLRVRHANGAHRGLTAVPGIVT comes from the coding sequence ATGGAACAGACCGCGTTGCGTCCCAAGCCGATGCCCGGTCAGAATCCGGGCAGCGGCGACCGTCCGGGCGGCGGGGCGCGTACGTCCGACGGCGAACGTCCGGCCTGCGGCACCCGGCGCCCGCACGCCTCGCGGCGCCGCGGCAGGCGCCTGGTCAACCTGCTGTTCGGGCTGTTCGTCGGGTCGGTCCTCGTCCTGTCCGGGGTGGGGCTCGGCACGGTGGGCACGACAGTGATCGGCCTGAGCAGACTGGCGGACCTCCAGAGGCAGGCCGGTTCGGCCGGGCACGCACGACAGCCCTCCGGCACCGACACGGCGCCGCGGCCCGGGGGTTCGGGAGCCGCGCGGCCCGGAGCGCCGCGGCCCGGGGGTTCCACCACGGAGTCCGGCAGCGGCAGCCCGATCCTGTCCGGGGAGTCCGCGCGGACCTCCGTCAGCGCGACCCTCGGGGTCGAGGCCGTCGACGCCCCCGGAGGCGGAGGCGCGCTGATCGTCGCGGTGCATCTGCCCGGCCCCGGGTACACCGCGGGCCTGGTACGCGGTGACGTCCTGCTCGCGTTCGACGGGACCGGGGTCACCTCGGCCGCCGACCTCGCGCGAAAGGTGGCCGCCGCGCGTCCGGGCAAGCAGGTCACCCTCCGGGTCCGCCACGCGAACGGCGCTCACCGCGGCCTGACCGCCGTCCCGGGCATCGTGACCTGA
- a CDS encoding LysE family translocator — protein MLSTLVAFLGACTLIAASPGPSTVLIIKRSLGSRRSGFLTVLGNETGVFLWGAVAAFGLTALLAASEVAYDVMRIAGAVVLVGFGVQTLWRARRSPGAGESGWEGAEKSDWASYRGGLLLNLANPKAAVFAMSFLPQFVPEGAPHLPAMLGLAALWAVYEVGYYGLYVWFVGRMRTVLSRTGVRRRLEQVSGGVLLLLGARLALES, from the coding sequence ATGCTGAGCACCCTCGTCGCCTTTCTCGGCGCCTGCACCCTGATCGCGGCCTCGCCCGGACCGAGCACCGTCCTGATCATCAAACGGTCACTGGGCAGCAGGCGGTCCGGCTTCCTTACCGTGCTCGGCAACGAGACGGGCGTCTTCCTGTGGGGCGCCGTCGCCGCGTTCGGCCTCACCGCACTGCTCGCCGCCTCGGAGGTGGCGTACGACGTGATGCGGATCGCCGGTGCCGTCGTGCTCGTCGGATTCGGCGTCCAGACGCTGTGGCGGGCGCGCCGTTCCCCAGGCGCCGGGGAAAGCGGCTGGGAGGGTGCGGAGAAGAGCGACTGGGCGTCCTACCGGGGCGGACTGCTGCTCAACCTCGCCAACCCGAAGGCGGCCGTCTTCGCGATGTCCTTCCTGCCGCAGTTCGTTCCCGAGGGCGCCCCGCACCTGCCCGCCATGCTCGGCCTCGCCGCGCTCTGGGCGGTCTACGAGGTGGGCTACTACGGCCTGTACGTCTGGTTCGTCGGCCGGATGAGGACCGTGCTGTCCCGGACGGGCGTACGCAGGCGGCTGGAGCAGGTCTCCGGAGGCGTCCTGCTGCTCCTGGGCGCCCGTCTCGCCCTGGAGAGCTGA
- a CDS encoding aminoglycoside phosphotransferase family protein yields the protein MTQPPPQPEPRHEPPTPTPETVRRLVLSLLGDDTAPGPGPEVRPVVEGGAHSTWWVGRRHVLRLARDRDASLRQRRELRLRDLIRPHIGVAVPVSVARGEWVSGLGYTLDTLLPGASGDEQDVSALGEADLAALLTGLREVPVLQAETLGVPRVPARSLETLRAAAVRAAERLPDEEFDPARFDQLAALAAVQLGGQTGAPVLVHHGLLGEHLVVSRDGRVRGVLDWSGAVIGDPAEDIAGLAVAVGAPAAVRAATLAGYAARPCLRGLWLARCDSVVRLAGRPRAQDDLALPPLEAQVRRAWEPILLERVTDLREGTD from the coding sequence ATGACCCAGCCACCGCCCCAACCCGAACCCCGGCACGAGCCCCCGACCCCGACCCCGGAGACCGTCCGGCGGCTGGTCCTGTCCCTGCTCGGGGACGACACCGCGCCGGGCCCGGGACCGGAGGTCCGGCCCGTCGTGGAGGGAGGCGCGCACTCCACCTGGTGGGTGGGCCGGCGCCATGTGCTGCGGCTCGCCCGGGACCGTGACGCCTCGCTGCGCCAGCGCCGTGAGCTGCGGCTGCGCGATCTGATCCGCCCGCACATCGGGGTCGCCGTCCCCGTGAGCGTCGCGCGGGGCGAGTGGGTGAGCGGACTCGGCTACACCCTCGACACCCTGCTGCCCGGTGCCTCCGGCGACGAACAGGACGTCTCCGCGCTCGGTGAGGCCGACCTCGCCGCGCTGCTGACCGGGCTGCGCGAGGTCCCCGTACTCCAGGCCGAGACGCTCGGGGTGCCGCGCGTTCCCGCGCGCTCCCTGGAGACCCTGCGGGCCGCCGCCGTACGGGCCGCCGAGCGGCTCCCCGACGAGGAGTTCGACCCCGCGCGCTTCGACCAGCTCGCCGCGCTGGCCGCCGTCCAGCTCGGCGGCCAGACCGGCGCCCCGGTCCTGGTGCACCACGGCCTCCTCGGCGAACACCTCGTGGTCAGCCGCGACGGGCGGGTACGGGGCGTCCTCGACTGGAGCGGCGCGGTGATCGGCGATCCGGCCGAGGACATCGCCGGGCTCGCCGTCGCGGTCGGCGCCCCCGCGGCCGTACGCGCCGCCACGCTCGCCGGATACGCCGCCCGCCCCTGTCTGCGCGGACTGTGGCTGGCCCGCTGCGACAGCGTCGTCCGGCTCGCCGGTCGTCCCCGGGCCCAGGACGACCTCGCCCTGCCGCCCCTGGAGGCCCAGGTGCGGCGAGCCTGGGAACCGATCCTGCTGGAGCGGGTCACGGACCTGCGGGAGGGCACGGACTAG
- a CDS encoding aminopeptidase P family protein translates to MTAATPAPFTAADYEARMRRAAEAAADAGLDGVLVAPGPDLVWLTGYRPVETERLTLLVLRSGQDPALVVPTLEAPDAAKSPGAPVLTLHDWTDGTDPYEAAVPLLDGAGRFGISDNGWALHLLGLQKRLPDSRYTALTDALPMLRAVKDTAELERLAAAGAAADAAFEEIRKVSFAGRRESEVSGDLADLLRGFGHSQVDFTIVASGPNGADPHHEADERVIEHGDMVVLDFGGLKDGYGSDTSRTVHVGEPDDEERKVHDIVREAQEAGFSAVRPGIACQDVDRAARAVIKDAGYGEYFIHRTGHGIGVTTHEPPYMVEGEEQPLVPGMCFSVEPGVYLPGRFGVRIEDIVTVTEDGGRRLNNTSREMAIVD, encoded by the coding sequence ATGACCGCCGCCACACCCGCGCCCTTCACCGCCGCCGACTACGAGGCCCGTATGCGGCGCGCCGCCGAGGCCGCGGCCGACGCCGGGCTCGACGGCGTCCTGGTCGCGCCGGGGCCCGACCTGGTGTGGCTGACCGGATACCGCCCGGTGGAGACCGAGCGGCTCACCCTGCTGGTGCTGCGGTCCGGACAGGACCCGGCGCTCGTCGTACCCACCCTGGAGGCGCCCGACGCGGCCAAATCGCCCGGCGCGCCCGTGCTCACCCTGCACGACTGGACCGACGGCACCGACCCCTACGAAGCCGCCGTGCCGCTGCTGGACGGCGCCGGCCGCTTCGGCATCAGCGACAACGGCTGGGCCCTGCACCTGCTCGGCCTCCAGAAGCGGCTCCCCGACAGCCGCTACACGGCGCTCACCGACGCCCTGCCGATGCTGAGGGCGGTCAAGGACACGGCCGAACTGGAGCGGCTCGCGGCCGCCGGGGCCGCCGCGGACGCGGCGTTCGAGGAGATCCGGAAGGTCTCCTTCGCGGGCCGCAGGGAGTCGGAGGTCTCCGGCGACCTCGCCGATCTGCTGCGCGGGTTCGGGCACTCCCAGGTCGACTTCACCATCGTCGCCTCGGGCCCCAACGGGGCCGACCCGCACCACGAGGCCGACGAGCGCGTCATCGAGCACGGCGACATGGTCGTCCTGGACTTCGGCGGGCTCAAGGACGGCTACGGCTCCGACACCTCCCGCACGGTCCACGTGGGCGAACCGGACGACGAGGAACGCAAGGTGCACGACATCGTGCGCGAGGCCCAGGAGGCCGGGTTCAGCGCCGTGCGTCCCGGGATCGCGTGCCAGGACGTCGACCGCGCGGCGCGCGCCGTCATCAAGGACGCCGGGTACGGCGAGTACTTCATCCACCGCACCGGGCACGGCATCGGCGTCACCACCCACGAACCGCCCTACATGGTCGAGGGGGAGGAGCAGCCCCTGGTCCCCGGCATGTGCTTCTCGGTGGAGCCGGGCGTCTATCTCCCCGGCCGGTTCGGGGTCCGCATCGAGGACATCGTCACGGTCACCGAGGACGGCGGACGCCGGCTCAACAACACATCCCGCGAGATGGCGATCGTCGACTGA
- the treZ gene encoding malto-oligosyltrehalose trehalohydrolase — protein sequence MRFEVWAPAAERMTLHCAGVTSALDRDPERAGWWTGEAEAREGTRYGFAVDDGPVLPDPRSRRQPDGPDGLSAVADHGRYAWRAEWSGRALPGAVLYELHVGTYTPEGTLDAAADRLGHLAELGVTHVELMPLCPFPGRHGWGYEGVSLWAVHEPYGGPEALRRFVDRAHELGLGVVLDVVHNHLGPSGNHLPSFGPYFTDTHQTPWGSAVNLDAPGSDEVRAYLVGSALAWLRDYRIDGLRLDAVHALRDTRALHFLEELSTAVDSLAADLGRPLFLIAESDLNDPRLITSRAEGGLGLHAQWNDDFHHALHTTLTGEAQGYYADFAHAPLTALSKTLTSGYFHNGTYSSFRGRHHGRPFDRARVSAQRLLGYAQTHDQIGNRAQGDRLSASLSPGLLACAAALTLTAPFTPMLFMGEEWGAGTPWQFFTDHTDPELAEAVRRGRRREFAAHGWAEEDVPDPQDPATRDRSCLDWSEPGTAPHARVLAWYRELITLRRRQADLSDPDLAAVRVAHDPGARWLALRRGDVRIAVNLAKGPASIPLGIRRAQILAAWDPVEVPGADGVLRVPGESCVVLTQA from the coding sequence GTGCGATTCGAGGTGTGGGCACCGGCGGCCGAGCGGATGACACTCCATTGCGCGGGTGTCACGAGCGCGTTGGACCGCGATCCCGAGCGTGCCGGATGGTGGACGGGCGAGGCGGAAGCACGGGAAGGGACGCGCTACGGCTTCGCCGTGGACGACGGCCCCGTCCTGCCCGACCCCCGCTCGCGCCGGCAGCCGGACGGCCCCGACGGACTGAGCGCGGTGGCCGACCACGGGCGGTACGCGTGGCGCGCCGAGTGGTCCGGGCGCGCGCTGCCGGGCGCGGTCCTCTACGAGCTGCACGTGGGGACGTACACGCCCGAGGGCACCCTGGACGCGGCGGCGGACCGGCTCGGCCATCTGGCCGAACTGGGCGTCACACACGTCGAGTTGATGCCGTTGTGCCCGTTCCCCGGCCGGCACGGCTGGGGGTACGAGGGTGTCTCCCTGTGGGCCGTGCACGAGCCGTACGGCGGTCCCGAGGCGCTGCGGCGCTTCGTCGACCGGGCACACGAACTCGGCCTGGGGGTCGTCCTCGACGTCGTGCACAACCACCTCGGCCCCTCCGGCAACCATCTGCCCTCGTTCGGGCCCTACTTCACGGACACCCACCAGACGCCCTGGGGCTCCGCGGTGAACCTCGACGCGCCCGGCTCGGACGAGGTGCGCGCGTACCTCGTCGGCAGCGCGCTGGCGTGGCTGCGGGACTACCGGATCGACGGACTGCGCCTGGACGCGGTGCACGCGCTGCGGGACACCCGTGCGCTGCACTTCCTGGAGGAGCTGTCGACGGCCGTGGACTCGCTCGCCGCCGACCTGGGCCGGCCGCTCTTCCTGATCGCCGAGTCGGATCTCAACGACCCGCGGCTGATCACCTCCCGCGCGGAGGGCGGGCTCGGGCTGCACGCCCAGTGGAACGACGACTTCCACCACGCGCTGCACACCACGCTGACCGGCGAGGCGCAGGGCTACTACGCGGACTTCGCGCACGCCCCGCTCACGGCCCTGAGCAAGACGCTGACGTCGGGCTACTTCCACAACGGCACGTACTCCAGCTTCCGCGGGCGGCACCACGGCCGCCCGTTCGACCGCGCGCGGGTCTCGGCGCAGCGGCTGCTCGGCTACGCGCAGACCCACGACCAGATCGGCAACCGCGCCCAGGGGGACCGGCTCTCGGCCTCCCTGTCCCCGGGGCTGCTGGCCTGCGCCGCCGCGCTGACCCTCACCGCGCCCTTCACGCCGATGCTCTTCATGGGCGAGGAGTGGGGCGCCGGTACCCCCTGGCAGTTCTTCACCGATCACACCGACCCCGAGCTCGCGGAGGCCGTACGGCGGGGCAGGCGCCGGGAGTTCGCGGCGCACGGCTGGGCCGAGGAGGACGTGCCGGACCCGCAGGACCCGGCGACCCGGGACCGTTCCTGTCTGGACTGGTCGGAGCCCGGAACGGCCCCGCACGCGCGCGTGCTGGCCTGGTACCGCGAACTGATCACCCTGCGCCGGCGTCAGGCCGACCTCTCGGACCCCGATCTCGCGGCGGTCAGGGTCGCCCATGATCCGGGGGCCCGCTGGCTCGCCCTCCGGCGCGGGGACGTCCGGATCGCCGTGAACCTCGCCAAGGGCCCCGCGTCGATTCCGCTCGGTATCCGCCGCGCGCAGATCCTGGCGGCCTGGGATCCGGTCGAGGTCCCGGGCGCGGACGGGGTGCTGCGGGTGCCGGGCGAGTCGTGCGTGGTGCTGACCCAGGCGTGA
- a CDS encoding M14 family zinc carboxypeptidase — MDELGVRAAALVARRPDEARLRRVGTSRAGTPLLLLSVGHGSRQVLVVAGPHANEPVGGATALRLAERALADPRLTEGADATWNLLLCLDPDGSRRNEAWLRGPYTLGHYFRHFFRPGFLEQPEWLPEGADGAVLPETRALLALQDELRPFLQCSLHGVDVGGGFVELTRDLPGLAQRVAHSAARLGIPRELGPYDTLYWPTLGPAVYRVPQPRTGDLAAAITEAAVDSTWFHPQPHGTVTAIVEAPMWGVGAVEDPARPADPDAVLRSVSRTLRHDTGILEGILARVRPGLGGSPDVTCLLAPVDDYLLVGPGLADSWDPDVRDAGSRPLPPLDTARLTALRLAGRRVALRTAGLLHQLVTASGRDPWDVLPELDRLIDAWCADYRDGCGARWIPVARQVEYQARVVRSAFELAGRGTRPCSRSGDSGWTAQAAVPMHQE, encoded by the coding sequence GTGGACGAACTCGGCGTCCGCGCCGCCGCGCTGGTCGCCCGGCGCCCCGACGAGGCCCGGCTGCGCCGCGTGGGCACCTCCCGGGCGGGTACACCGCTGCTGCTCCTGTCCGTCGGACACGGCAGCCGTCAGGTCCTCGTGGTCGCGGGACCGCACGCCAACGAACCCGTGGGCGGCGCCACGGCCCTGCGGCTGGCCGAACGGGCGCTCGCCGACCCCCGGCTGACCGAGGGCGCGGACGCCACCTGGAACCTGCTGCTCTGCCTCGACCCCGACGGTTCCCGTCGCAACGAGGCCTGGCTCCGCGGCCCGTACACGCTCGGCCACTACTTCCGGCACTTCTTCAGGCCCGGTTTCCTGGAACAGCCCGAATGGCTGCCCGAGGGCGCGGACGGCGCCGTCCTGCCGGAGACCCGCGCGCTGCTCGCGCTCCAGGACGAGCTGAGGCCCTTCCTGCAGTGCTCCCTGCACGGCGTCGACGTCGGCGGCGGGTTCGTCGAGCTGACCCGCGACCTGCCCGGACTCGCCCAGCGTGTCGCGCACAGCGCCGCCCGGCTGGGCATCCCGCGCGAACTCGGCCCGTACGACACGCTGTACTGGCCGACACTCGGCCCCGCCGTGTACCGGGTCCCGCAGCCGCGCACGGGGGACCTCGCCGCCGCCATCACGGAGGCCGCGGTCGACTCCACCTGGTTCCACCCGCAGCCGCACGGCACGGTCACCGCGATCGTCGAGGCGCCCATGTGGGGCGTCGGCGCCGTCGAGGACCCGGCGCGCCCCGCCGATCCCGACGCCGTGCTGCGCTCCGTCAGCCGCACGCTGCGCCACGACACCGGGATCCTGGAAGGCATCCTGGCCCGGGTGCGGCCGGGCCTCGGCGGCTCGCCGGACGTGACCTGCCTGCTCGCGCCCGTCGACGACTATTTACTGGTCGGCCCCGGACTCGCCGACTCCTGGGACCCCGACGTGCGGGACGCCGGGTCGCGCCCCCTGCCGCCGCTCGACACCGCCCGTCTCACCGCCCTGCGCCTCGCCGGCCGCCGGGTCGCCCTGCGGACGGCCGGGCTGCTGCACCAACTCGTCACCGCCTCCGGGCGGGACCCGTGGGATGTGCTGCCCGAGCTCGACCGGCTGATCGACGCGTGGTGCGCCGACTACCGAGACGGCTGCGGGGCGCGCTGGATCCCGGTCGCACGCCAGGTCGAATACCAGGCGCGGGTGGTGCGCTCGGCGTTCGAGCTCGCCGGGCGCGGCACGCGCCCGTGCTCTCGTTCGGGTGACTCCGGCTGGACCGCGCAGGCCGCGGTGCCGATGCACCAGGAATGA
- a CDS encoding DUF1707 and FHA domain-containing protein, with protein sequence MTSSFEFHPYPARLSDAERDRALKSLRDGAALGRLSHDTFVHRMELALSARRSEELAVLTADLPGDDQPVGRRWSHLVFGTVEAVSGFTVRLRRAWQSERLPKLQLPDAGSAYPLRIGRDPASGLRLNHETVSRVHAELRRQGGVWVLRDLGSTNGTTVNGRRVIGSSVVRDGDQIGFGRMMFRLASD encoded by the coding sequence GTGACGTCGTCCTTCGAGTTCCACCCGTACCCCGCGCGGCTGTCCGACGCGGAGCGCGACCGGGCGCTCAAGTCCCTCCGTGACGGCGCCGCCCTCGGCCGTCTCTCGCACGACACGTTCGTCCACCGCATGGAGCTGGCGCTGTCCGCCCGCCGCTCCGAGGAACTCGCCGTGCTCACCGCCGACCTGCCCGGCGACGACCAGCCCGTCGGGCGTCGCTGGTCGCACCTGGTGTTCGGCACCGTGGAGGCCGTCTCCGGCTTCACGGTACGGCTGCGCAGGGCCTGGCAGTCCGAGCGGCTGCCCAAGCTGCAACTGCCCGACGCCGGGAGCGCGTACCCGCTGCGTATCGGCCGCGACCCGGCCAGCGGACTGCGTCTCAACCACGAGACGGTGTCCCGGGTGCACGCGGAGCTGCGCCGGCAGGGCGGCGTCTGGGTGCTGCGCGACCTCGGCTCGACGAACGGCACGACCGTCAACGGACGCCGGGTCATCGGCTCGTCCGTCGTGCGGGACGGCGACCAGATCGGCTTCGGCCGGATGATGTTCCGCCTCGCCTCGGACTGA